The Plasmodium vinckei vinckei genome assembly, chromosome: PVVCY_14 genome window below encodes:
- a CDS encoding V-type proton ATPase catalytic subunit A, putative, whose translation MTKNVTENEEPGIVYKVAGSLVIAENMSGTRMYELAKVGWNKLVGEIIRLEGNYAYIQVYEDTSGLSVGDPVTKTGNALSVELGPGILNNIYDGIQRPLERIADACGDVYIFKGIDMTALDHEKQWDFYANKELKLNDIVTGGDIFGYVDENKLFKEHKIMAPPNAKGRLTYIAPDGSYSLKDKIFELEYQGKKYTYGLSHLWPVRDPRPVLEKVTGDTLLLTGQRVLDSLFPTVQGGTCAIPGAFGCGKTCVSQALSKYSNSEVIIYVGCGERGNEMAEILSDFPELTTKVGNEDVGIMQRTCLVANTSNMPVAAREASIYTGITLCEYFRDMGYNATMMADSTSRWAEALREISGRLAEMPADSGYPAYLGARLASFYERAGKVKCIGSPSRSGSITIVGAVSPPGGDFSDPVTTSTMSIVQAFWGLDKKLAQRKHFPSVNWSTSFSKYVRQLEQYFDNFDPDFLSLRKKISDILQQESDLNDIVQLVGKDSLSEDQKVVMEVAKIIREDFLQQNAFSDYDYMCPLQKTVGMMRIICHFYVQCLRTLQEYDSRERKIGWGSIYNTLRPTINKITHMKFESPKNSDEYFKKYFKALEEEITTGLRNLAEK comes from the coding sequence ATGACGAAAAATGTAACTGAAAATGAAGAACCTGGAATAGTGTATAAGGTTGCAGGGTCATTAGTTATTGCCGAAAACATGAGCGGCACAAGAATGTACGAACTAGCAAAAGTAGGATGGAATAAGTTAGTAGGAGAAATTATAAGATTGGAAGGTAATTATGCTTATATACAAGTATATGAAGATACATCTGGATTATCTGTAGGAGATCCTGTAACTAAAACAGGAAATGCTTTATCTGTAGAATTAGGCCCAggaatattaaataatatatatgatggTATACAAAGGCCATTAGAAAGAATTGCAGATGCATGTGGtgatgtttatatatttaaaggtATAGATATGACTGCATTAGATCATGAAAAACAATGGGATTTTTATGcaaataaagaattaaaacTTAATGATATAGTTACTGGTGGAGATATATTTGGATATGTCgatgaaaataaactaTTTAAAGAACATAAAATTATGGCACCCCCAAATGCTAAAGGGCGACTTACTTATATTGCACCAGATGGTTCATATTCATTAAaggataaaatatttgaattaGAATATCAggggaaaaaatatacatatggtTTATCACATTTATGGCCAGTTAGAGATCCAAGACCAGTTTTAGAAAAAGTTACAGGAgatacattattattaacagGTCAGAGAGTTTTAGATTCCTTATTTCCAACAGTACAAGGAGGTACTTGTGCTATTCCAGGGGCATTTGGTTGTGGTAAAACATGTGTATCACAAGCTTTGTCAAAATATTCAAACAGTGaagttattatatatgttggTTGTGGTGAGAGAGGTAATGAAATGGCAGAAATTTTATCTGATTTCCCAGAATTAACTACTAAAGTTGGGAATGAAGACGTTGGTATTATGCAAAGAACTTGTTTAGTAGCTAATACATCTAATATGCCTGTCGCAGCTCGAGAAGCTAGTATATATACGGGTATAACATTATGTGAATATTTTCGTGATATGGGTTATAATGCAACTATGATGGCTGATAGTACTAGTAGATGGGCAGAAGCTTTAAGAGAAATATCAGGACGTTTAGCTGAAATGCCAGCAGATAGTGGTTATCCTGCTTATTTAGGTGCTCGATTAGCATCTTTTTATGAACGTGCAGGTAAAGTTAAATGCATTGGATCACCTTCACGTAGTGGTTCAATTACTATTGTTGGCGCTGTATCACCACCAGGTGGTGATTTCTCAGATCCAGTAACAACTTCTACTATGTCAATTGTACAAGCCTTTTGGGGATTGGATAAAAAATTAGCTCAAAGAAAACATTTCCCTTCTGTTAATTGGTCAAcatcattttcaaaatatgttaGACAATTAGAACAATATTTTGACAATTTCGACCCAGACTTTTTATctttaagaaaaaaaataagtgaTATATTACAACAAGAAAGTGATCTTAATGATATTGTACAGCTAGTTGGAAAAGATTCCTTATCAGAAGATCAAAAAGTTGTTATGGAAGTTGCAAAAATAATCAGAGAAGATTTCTTACAACAAAATGCTTTTAGTGATTATGATTACATGTGCCCATTACAAAAAACTGTAGGTATGATGAGAATTATATGCCATTTTTATGTCCAATGTTTAAGAACATTACAAGAATATGATTCAAGAGAAAGAAAGATAGGATGGGGCTCAATTTATAACACATTACGACCTAccattaataaaattaccCACATGAAATTTGAATCTCCCAAAAACTCAGATGAGTATTTTAAGAAATACTTTAAAGCTTTGGAAGAAGAAATAACAACTGGATTAAGGAATCTAGCTGAGAAATAA
- a CDS encoding M1-family alanyl aminopeptidase, putative, protein MVTKKLLSFNLFLIIILTFENLSFDKKNTCMINNNIRSNSCGIVNRMLRENSQNNSLKTPKILPYIRNFSLEKYIAGDKLQKNILNNINKLSGAHLFHDSKSQLPTIPNNKFVGDATKSFLESRRNFGTNQIENKRTNFGRMLCEDHKNNGGEVASTEKAVFKNPKDPKIHYRTDYKPSGFTIDTVTLNINIFDTETTVRSSLNMCTNDNYANEDLVFDGIGLSIKELSINDNKLTEGEDYTYDNEFLTIFAKNVPKGNFVFVSEVIIHPETNYALTGLYKSKDIIVSQCEATGFRRITFFIDRPDIMAKYDVTLTADKKKYPVLLSNGDKLNEFDVPGGRHGARFNDPHLKPCYLFAVVAGDLKFLSDKYVTKFTNKPVELYVYSEAKYVSKLKWALECLKKAMKFDEDYFGLEYDLSRLNLVAVSDFNVGAMENKGLNIFNADSLLASKKTSIDFSFPRILTVVGHEYFHNYTGDRVTLRDWFQLTLKEGLTVHRENLFSEQTTKTATFRLTHIDLLRSVQFLEDSSPLSHPIRPESYISMDNFYTNTVYDKGSEVMRMYQTILGDEYYKKGITLYLKKHDGGTATCEDFNEAMNEAYQMKNGNNEKNLDQYLLWFSQSGTPHVTAEYIYDEKAKTFTINLSQITYPDDNQKEKHPLFIPVKVGLINPKDGKDIISEVVLEFKKDKDTFVFENINEKPIPSLFREFSAPVYIKDNLTDEERITLLKYDSDAFVRYNVCIDLYMKQIIKNYNEFLSQKTKGTEILGHTLTPVSEDFINAIKHLLEDKHADPGFKSYIITLPRDRYIMNYIKEVDPIVLADTKDYIYKQIGNRLNPILFSIFQDSESKANDMTHFNDESYVDFDQLNIRSLRNSIMVMLSKAQYPHMLKYVKEQAKSPYPSNWLTSLTASAYFTGNDYYDLYDKTYNLSKNDELLLQEWLKTVSRSDRKDIYNIIKKLEVEVLKDSKNPNIIRAVYLPFTANLRAFNDISGKGYKLMADIVMKVDKFNPMVATQLCDPFKLWNKLDLKRQALMHEEMNRMLSMDNISPNLKEYLLRLTNKM, encoded by the coding sequence ATGGTAACGAAGAAACTTTTGagttttaatttattcttgataataatactaaCTTTCGAAAATTTAAGCTtcgataaaaaaaatacttgcatgataaataataatatacgATCAAATTCATGCGGTATAGTAAATCGTATGTTAAGGGAAAATTCACAAAATAACTCCTTAAAAACACCAAAAATCTTACCCTATATCAgaaatttttcattagaaaaatatattgctGGTGACAAactacaaaaaaatattttaaataatattaataaactTAGTGGTGCACACTTATTTCACGATTCAAAATCTCAATTACCAACCATACCAAATAACAAATTTGTTGGTGACGCTACTAAATCATTTTTGGAATCTAGAAGAAATTTTGGAACTAATCAAATCGAAAATAAACGAACAAATTTTGGTAGAATGTTGTGTGAagatcataaaaataatggagGTGAAGTCGCCTCTACAGAAAAAGCAGTTTTCAAAAATCCAAAAGACCCCAAAATCCATTACAGAACCGATTACAAACCAAGTGGATTTACAATTGATACTGTtacattaaatattaatatttttgatacTGAAACAACTGTTAGATCATCCTTAAATATGTGCACTAATGATAATTATGCTAATGAAGATCTTGTTTTTGATGGTATAGGATTATCTATTAAAGAATTATCtattaatgataataaattaactGAAGGTGAAGATTATACATATGataatgaatttttaaCTATATTTGCAAAAAATGTACCAAAAGGAAATTTTGTATTCGTATCTGAAGTTATTATTCACCCTGAAACAAATTATGCCTTAACTGGTTTATACAAATCTAAGGATATCATTGTATCTCAATGTGAAGCTACTGGTTTCCGTAGaatcacattttttattgatagACCCGATATAATGGCTAAATACGATGTTACTTTAACCgcagataaaaaaaaatacccAGTATTATTAAGTAATGGTGATAAGCTTAATGAATTTGACGTTCCAGGAGGTCGACATGGAGCTAGATTTAATGACCCCCATTTAAAACCATGCTATTTATTTGCTGTAGTTGCTGGTGACTTAAAGTTTTTAAGCGATAAATATGTTACAAAATTTACTAACAAACCTGTtgaattatatgtatatagtgaagcaaaatatgtatcaaaattaaaatgggCCTTAGAATGCTTAAAGAAAGCTATGAAATTTGATGAAGATTATTTTGGATTAGAATATGATTTATCAAGATTAAATTTAGTTGCCGTATCCGATTTTAATGTAGGTGCTATGGAAAATAAAggattaaatattttcaatgcAGACTCTTTATTAGCATCTAAAAAAACATCTATtgatttttcatttccAAGAATATTAACAGTTGTTGGTCACGAATATTTCCACAACTATACTGGTGACAGAGTTACTTTAAGAGATTGGTTTCAATTGACTTTAAAAGAAGGTTTAACTGTACACAgagaaaatttattttctgaaCAAACAACTAAAACAGCTACATTTAGATTAACTCACATTGATTTATTAAGAAGTGTACAATTTTTAGAAGATTCATCACCCTTATCTCACCCTATCAGACCCGAATCATATATTAGTATGGATAACTTTTATACTAATACTGTATATGATAAAGGAAGTGAAGTCATGAGAATGTATCAAACTATTTTAGGAGAtgaatattacaaaaaggGTATCACTttatacttaaaaaaacatgatGGTGGTACAGCTACTTGTGAAGATTTTAATGAAGCTATGAATGAAGCAtatcaaatgaaaaatggaaataatgaaaaaaatttagatCAATATTTATTGTGGTTTTCACAAAGTGGTACTCCTCATGTAACAGctgaatatatttatgatgAAAAAGCAAAAACATTTACAATTAATTTATCCCAAATTACATATCCAGATGATAAccaaaaagaaaaacatcctttatttattccaGTAAAAGTTGGTTTAATTAATCCAAAAGATGGTAAAGATATTATTTCTGAAGTTGTTTTAGAATTTAAGAAAGACAAAGATACTTTTGTATtcgaaaatattaatgaaaaaccTATTCCATCATTATTTAGAGAATTTTCAGCACctgtatatattaaagaTAATTTAACTGATGAAGAACGTATAACATTATTGAAATATGATAGTGATGCTTTTGTTCGATATAATGTATGCattgatttatatatgaaacaaataattaaaaattataatgaatttttatCTCAAAAAACTAAAGGAACTGAAATATTAGGACACACTTTAACTCCAGTTAGTGAAGATTTTATTAATGCAATTAAACACTTATTAGAAGATAAACATGCTGATCCAGGatttaaatcatatattattacattaCCACGTGATAGATATATAATGAACTATATTAAAGAAGTTGATCCAATTGTTTTAGCAGATACAAaagattatatatataaacaaataggTAACAGATTAAATCCAATACTTTTTAGCATATTCCAAGACAGTGAAAGTAAAGCAAATGATATGACTCACTTTAATGACGAATCATATGTTGATTTTGatcaattaaatataagaaGTTTAAGAAATTCTATTATGGTTATGTTAAGTAAAGCTCAATATCCACATAtgttaaaatatgttaagGAGCAAGCTAAATCACCATACCCATCTAATTGGCTAACTAGTTTAACAGCATCTGCCTATTTTACTGGAAATGATTATTATGATTTATATGACAAAACATATAATCTTtctaaaaatgatgaattaCTTTTACAAGAATGGTTAAAAACTGTCTCAAGATCAGATAGAAAAGATATTTACAATATCATCAAAAAATTAGAAGTTGAAGTATTAAAAGATAGTAAAAACCCAAATATTATCAGAGCTGTATATTTACCATTTACAGCTAATTTAAGAGCCTTTAATGATATATCAGGTAAAGGATACAAATTAATGGCAGATATTGTCATGAAAGTTGACAAATTTAATCCTATGGTTGCAACACAATTATGTGATCCATTCAAATTATGGAATAAATTAGACTTAAAAAGACAAGCTTTGATGCATGAAGAAATGAACAGAATGTTAAGCATGGACAATATTTCTCCTAACTTGAAAGAATATTTGCTTAGattaacaaataaaatgtaa
- a CDS encoding cytochrome c2 precursor,putative — MNLFKNKKDIDDDNFQTNFVLPPGDKVKGEKLFKKHCKQCHSIAPDNSQSNSGFTSWGPSLFNVYNRTAGMSKGNSPFQVSPDMETSGIIWNDVNLMRYMRNPKQFVEANIGMNFKGIANFQDRVDIVHYLKTLTYDDPYGQEIVKKHSNKSK, encoded by the coding sequence atgaatttatttaaaaataaaaaggatatAGATGATGATAATTTTCAAACTAATTTTGTATTGCCCCCAGGAGACAAGGTCAAAGGTGAAAAACTTTTCAAAAAACATTGTAAGCAATGCCATTCAATAGCACCAGATAATAGCCAATCCAATTCTGGATTTACCAGTTGGGGGccttctttatttaatgtatataatagaaCAGCGGGAATGAGCAAAGGGAACTCACCATTTCAAGTTTCACCAGATATGGAAACATCAGGGATTATATGGAATGATGTAAATTTAATGAGATATATGAGAAATCCAAAACAATTTGTTGAGGCAAATATTGGTATGAACTTTAAAGGAATTGCCAATTTTCAAGATAGAGTTGACATTGTTCACTATTTAAAAACACTAACTTATGATGACCCTTACGGGCAAGAAATAGTCAAAAAACATTCcaataaatcaaaataa
- a CDS encoding cop-coated vesicle membrane protein p24 precursor, putative, whose amino-acid sequence MKFPQKLILSLLCIWGCFLHTVYSTHFTIRPLENDCFYFKVSKNNAIVGSYEIMEKYRSCSITIMSISEKQKDIVFKSENKQDSFNIKVEKSGAYTFCYDNKKNVELTIMFTIRIKEQHDVDDVEVGTKDDVDKISGQALDLYSQFLEVLDQQERMMEKADLYKQINDKINSQLIIWSEIEIILLIILTIIHIYYIKSFFEIKTIV is encoded by the exons atgaagttCCCACAAAAactaatattatcattattatgtaTTTGGGGGTGTTTCCTTCATACAGTATATAGCACTCATTTTACTATACGCCCTTTAGAGAAtgattgtttttatttcaagGTTTCGAAAAATAATGCTATCGTTGG ATCTTATGAAATAATGGAAAAGTATCGAAGCTGCTCAATAACCATTATGAGCATAAgtgaaaaacaaaaagatattgtttttaaatcagAAAACAAACAAGAtagttttaatattaag GTTGAGAAATCCGGGGCATATACCTTTTGCTATGATAACAAGAAAAATGTAGAACTAACAATAATGTTTACTATTCGAATAAAAGAACAACATGATGTGGATGATGTAGAAGTCGGAACAAAAGATGATGTTGACAAAATAAGTGGACAAGCACTTGATTTATATTCCCAA tTTTTGGAAGTTTTGGATCAACAAGAGAGAATGATGGAAAAGGCAGATTTAtacaaacaaattaatgataaaataaattcccaattaataatatggtcagaaatagaaataattttattaataatattaacaataattcatatatactatattaaatcattttttgaaataaaaacaattgtttaa
- a CDS encoding lipoate-protein ligase 1, putative, translating to MAGIFCFVKRCYGSEKKRAINPLVLISNNQNIYFNLSLENFLLTNYNELLNYLNVNTIEKYNKPVLFLWRNNRSIIIGKNQNIWSECDLNNIKKNNVLVARRFTGGGAVYHDLGNVCFTFLNNNINKNNNYNILLNTLKNHFNIDAKLHGRNDITVNDRKCSGSAFKNIKDVFLHHGTILIDIEKDVLNKYLTPDKTKYIKHGVSSVNARTVNLKEINSNITCENLCIALIKEFQKFYNISETNYNSVEEKNDEPLESSPINNIDQQNTNLINNTDVVSNNLNVHYIDTNQNIIKNPQFLKYYNLLKDWDWCYGKTPKFQNTFCKQFSFGRLEICFDVKNGLIKDGNIFSDSLDINLIDQLKLIFNNDIKYTKESISDFLKNVKVENKESLQEITSWILEEL from the coding sequence atggcaGGTATATTCTGTTTTGTAAAACGGTGTTATGGGTCAGAGAAAAAGCGCGCAATTAATCCTCTTGTTTTAATATCAAACAAccaaaatatttactttaatttatcattggaaaattttttactaaCTAATTATAATGAATTGCTAAACTATTTAAATGTGAATActattgaaaaatataacaaacctgttttatttttatggaGAAACAACAGATCAATAATAATCGggaaaaatcaaaatatatggaGTGAATgtgatttaaataatattaaaaaaaataatgttttagTAGCTCGTAGATTTACAGGTGGTGGTGCAGTATATCATGATTTGGGTAATGTCTGTTTTacctttttaaataataatataaataaaaataataattacaacatattattaaatactttgaaaaatcattttaatattgaTGCAAAATTACACGGAAGAAATGATATAACAGTAAACGATAGAAAATGTTCAGGATCtgcatttaaaaatattaaggatgtttttttacatCATGGAACAATATTAATAGATATAGAGAAAgatgttttaaataaatatttaactCCAGACAAAACTAAGTACATAAAGCATGGTGTATCAAGTGTAAATGCAAGGACTGTTAATttgaaagaaataaatagtaatataacatgtgaaaatttatgtatagctttaattaaagaatttcaaaaattttataatatatctgAAACGAATTATAATTCagtagaagaaaaaaatgatgagcCGCTTGAAAGCTCAcctataaataatattgacCAACAAAACACAAACTTAATTAACAACACGGATGTTGTATCaaacaatttaaatgttcattatattgatacaaatcaaaatatcataaaaaatccacaatttttaaaatattataatttattaaaggATTGGGATTGGTGTTATGGTAAAACACCTAAATTTCAAAACACATTTTGTAAACAATTCAGTTTTGGAAGATTAGAAATATGTTTTGATGTAAAAAATGGTTTAATAAAAGatggaaatattttttcagatTCATTagatattaatttaatagaTCAACTTAaacttatatttaataatgatattaaatatacCAAGGAAAGTATAAgtgattttttaaaaaatgtaaaagttgaaaataaagaatcCTTACAAGAAATCACCTCATGGATATTAGAAGAACTATAA
- a CDS encoding ubiquitin-like protein, putative, with protein MKELEELCKYKNVKEIKTINIKNVGNFIKKIEYEDYDIIDEVLKRNKLIKENENFLYQFKKQIIDLKKTFSYYKINPNDTIYVLPEPPPSPFLIYLFHQISGKIHCIELNHLDSVEMLKKHVEKKLKIKDEDQILIYNDKCINNRKSLQEEFLTREVLVTILDKHDIPEIEEDEI; from the exons ATGAAAGAGCTAGAAGAATTAtgtaaatacaaaaatgttaaagaaataaaaactataaatataaaaaatgttgggaattttataaaaaaaattgaatatGAAGATTATGATATAATTGATGAGGTGCtaaaaagaaacaaattaataaaagaaaatgaaaattttttatatcaatttaaaaaacagattattgatttaaaaaaaacattttcatattataaaataaatcctAATGATACAATTTATGTATTGCCTGAACCACCTCCATCGCCTttcttaatatatttatttcaccAAATATCAGGGAAAATTCAT TGTATCGAGTTAAATCATCTGGATTCAGTTGAGATGCTAAAGAAGcatgttgaaaaaaaattaaaaataaaagatgaagatcaaattttaatttataatgataaatgtataaacaATAGAAAATCTTTACAAGAGGAATTTTTGACTCGTGAAGTTCTCGTAACTATTCTTGATAAGCATGATATACCAGAAATTGAAGAAgatgaaatataa
- a CDS encoding general transcription factor IIH subunit 2, putative yields MQNTQNIDNKGIFVEDVVRDFDQNEVFEEITTKFVWEQDVERSWNLLVENNGILQHVNQETYEEKNKQKYKKNQTCSLRKGIFRNVIILFDMSSSMTERDFKPNRITVILECVEIFLKNFFFKNPVGHVGVVALKNSSAKLIQQLTSNIDDVLNSLVKEQKEGLQGSPSLQEGLEIAHNLLMDMPLYGTKEILIMYGSIRTCDKKNILKYLDLLIKNNMYVNCISIAPEMHILKHICEKTHGIYKICTSKNMLINEINQVAETPLWMHGMEPQLIHICFPVKKKINTQIVCSCHNTLNTDTYICNFCNSYTCKIPSKCKVCGIHLISMHDLSHITNNLQASPLFIEIKNQQNYYTYCSSCNQQLYDKVSQCTKCKNIFCLECDVFIHEDLNQCPFCLNDED; encoded by the exons ATGCAAAATACAcaaaatattgataataaa GGCATTTTTGTTGAAGATGTTGTAAGAGATTTTGATCAAAATGAAGTATTTGAAGAAATAACGACAAAGTTTGTCTGGGAGCAGG ATGTCGAGCGATCATGGAATTTACTTGTTGAAAATAACGGTATACTACAACATGTCAATCAGGAAAcatatgaagaaaaaaataaacaaaaatataaaaagaacCAGACTTGCTCACTAAGAAAAGGAATATTTCG gaatgtaataatattatttgatatgTCAAGCAGTATGACAGAACGAGATTTCAAACCAAACAGGATAACAGTTATCCTCGAATGTGTTGAG ATATTcctaaaaaatttttttttcaaaaaccCAGTGGGGCATGTTGGAGTAGTAGCATTGAAGAACAGCTCAGCAAAATTAATTCAACAATTGACATCAAATATTGATGATGTTTTAAATTCATTAGTAAAAGAACAAAAAGAAGGACTTCAAGGATCTCCATCATTACAAGAGGGACTAGAAATCGcccataatttattaatggATATGCCTTTATATGGaacaaaagaaatattaattatgtatGGATCTATAAGGACatgtgataaaaaaaatatattaaaatatttagatttattaattaaaaataatatgtatgtaaATTGTATATCAATAGCTCCtgaaatgcatatattaaaacatatttgtGAAAAAACACATggtatttacaaaatatgtacaagtaaaaatatgttaataaatgaaataaatcaaGTTGCTGAAACTCCATTATGGATGCATGGAATGGAACCTCAATTAATTCATATATGTTTTccagtaaaaaaaaaaattaacacaCAAATTGTATGTTCTTGTCATAATACTTTAAATACtgatacatatatatgtaactTTTGTAATAGTTATACATGTAAAATACCATCTAAATGTAAAGTATGTGgtattcatttaatttcaATGCATGATCTTTCACATATTACTAATAATCTTCAAGCATCTCcattatttattgaaattaaaaatcaacaaaattattacacATATTGTTCATCATGTAATCAACAGTTATATGATAAAGTATCTCAATGTACTAAatgcaaaaatattttttgtctaGAATGTGATGTTTTTATTCATGAAGATTTAAATCAATGTCCCTTTTGTTTAAATGATGAAGACTAA
- a CDS encoding serine/threonine protein kinase, putative, with translation MHLGNVKNVEDLFLSKGEYKQVFLCLKRNENTESIQIDISCDSNIYNILQLCREKYGIHGDYLIDSCGNIVENIKDIIDGDTLYLKDSKDKFHFLNQIKSNNLIVNDYIVEKKIGSGGFGIVFQGIHIQTKQKVALKFIPKSNFLDVTDVHRVFIEIQTLRGLIHKNIIKMYDVNHFQNYVCLIMEYAVNSDLKKYILKNNGYLSEKETYLLFLQIVKGVYYCHSKHIVHRDLKLENILLDENMTCKIADFGLSDFVNIDQNIKTEAGTKLYIAPEIIFNQTTNYSVFKLDIWSLGILLFIMTQGYPPFVDVGKDIKYFEQATLKYSNDISDDLKDLISLMLNVDPNKRPIIVEILNHRWFYRYS, from the coding sequence ATGCACCTGGGTAATGTCAAAAATGTGGAGGATTTGTTCTTAAGTAAAGGAGAATACAAACAAGTATTCCTTTGCTTAAAGAGAAATGAAAATACTGAGTCAATACAAATAGATATAAGTTGTGAtagtaatatttataatatcttACAATTATGTCgagaaaaatatggaatTCACGGTGATTATTTAATAGATAGTTGTGGGAATATtgtagaaaatattaaagacATAATAGATGGTGatacattatatttaaaagataGTAAAGATaaattccattttttaaatcaaataaaatcaaataatttaatagtaaatgattatatagtagaaaaaaaaataggatCAGGGGGATTTGGTATCGTATTTCAAGGTATACATATACAAACTAAACAAAAAGTtgcattaaaatttataccTAAAAGTAATTTTTTAGATGTTACAGATGTACATAGAGTATTTATAGAAATACAAACATTAAGAGGtttaatacataaaaatataattaaaatgtatGACGTTaatcattttcaaaattatgtTTGTCTAATTATGGAATATGCTGTTAATagtgatttaaaaaaatatatattaaaaaataatggatATTTATCTGAAAAAGAAAcctatttattatttttgcaaATAGTTAAAGGGGTATATTATTGTCATTCTAAGCATATTGTACATAGAGATttaaaattagaaaatattttacttgatgaaaatatgaCATGTAAAATTGCAGATTTTGGATTATCtgattttgttaatattgatcaaaatattaaaacagAAGCTggaacaaaattatatattgcacctgaaattatttttaatcaaACTACTAATTATTCTGTATTTAAATTAGATATTTGGAGTTTaggaatattattatttattatgacTCAAGGTTACCCTCCATTTGTTGATGTTGGTAAAGAtatcaaatattttgagCAAGCCACTcttaaatattcaaatgATATTTCCGACGACCTAAAGGATCTCATATCTCTAATGCTAAATGTCGACCCAAATAAGCGACCCATAATTGTAGAAATTTTAAACCATAGATGGTTCTATCGATATTCATAA